CTGGCTGAAGAGGTCCGTCGCCTGGAAAGCGAGGCCGATCGCCTGTCACGATCGGCGCGTCGGGATCAGCCCAAGGCCGCCGGTCAGTTGAGCGGCGCGGCCGATGCGATTCGTGATACGCGCCTGGCCGACAAGATCGAGTTTTCCAAGCAGGTCGCGCGCAACGGCAGCGGCGAGTACGCGGGCGCGTTCGAAAATCAGATTGGCGAGAACATTCGCGATGTGGCGGAGCGACTTCGCGCCGCACGTGGCGCGCTGCAGGGCGAGAGCGCGGCGCGTGGTCAGGAACGCACGCTCGAGCGTACGCGCGAGCTCGTGGCGGGCATGGAGTCGCTGCGTGACCGGGTGGCGGACCGCGCGCAGGGCCGACCGGGGCAGCCGGGACAGCAGGGACAGCAGGGACAGCAGGGACAGCCGGGGCAGCCGGGGCAGCAGGGGCAGCAGGGGCAGCAGGGCGGGAACCGTGGTGGCGCAGCGCAAGGCGTTGCGCGCGGCGGCGGTATGCCGGGCGACGAGCCGGGACAGGGTGGAATGGCTGCCGGAGCGCCGCGCAGTGGCGGCGGAATACCGCGCGGTGAGGCCACGCAGTTCGCGCGCGAGTTCCGCCTGCGCCGCCAGGCCGCCGAGGAGGTACGGCGCGAAGCGGCGGCGCAGGGGGTGAGCACGCAGGACCTCGATCGCGCCATCCAGGCGATGCGCGAGCTGGAGAACACCGGGGCGTTCGGAGACCCGCAAGGGCTCGAACAGCTGCAGACGGCGCTGCTCGACCGGCTCAAGGACTTCGAGTTCACGCTGTACCGCGCCGCAGCCGGCAGCGCCGACGGACGTCCCGCCGTGGGAGCACGGGCGACCGCGCCAGCGGAGTACCGGCAGATGGTCGAGGAATACTACCGGGCGCTGGCGGGAGCGAAGCGGAAGCGGTAGGGGCGGGAACGGCGGGAACTGCGGGAGACGGCGTCATGGGAGACGGCGTCATGGGAGACGGCGTCATGGGAGACGGCGTCATGGGAGACGGCGTCATGGGAGACGGCGTCATGGGAGACGGCGTCATGGGTGACGGCCGGACCGGTGACGGCGGGGGACGGTCTGCGTTGTGGTGATGATGCGCGCGCCGAATGGATGACACCGGTGGGGAAGGTCGGGACTATCGTGGCGCATGAACGATCCACGAAACCTCAGGGTGCTGGAAGCGGCGCTGCACTTCGCCGACGCCGTACACGAGCACATCGACCGTCTCGACTTCACGCGTGCACCACGCATCCGGGCGCAGCTGCTCCGCGCCGTCGACTCGGTGCCGGCCAACATCGCCGAAGGGGCGCGCGGCAGTCGCGCCCAGTTCGCCAATCACCTGCGTATCGCGCGCGGTTCAGCCGACGAGGTGGGCGTGCATCTGCGCGTCGCGCGCCACGCTGGTGCCATCGCCGAGTCGGAGTACTGGCGCTGCGAGAACAAGCGCGTGCTCGTGTGCAAGATGCTCACCCGCTTTCTCCGCACACTGGACGAGGAAGAGGCGTACGCTCACCATCGTGAGCACAGACGACGGTCCCCGCAGTAACCCGCCGTTACCGGTCCGGCCGTCATCCATGACGCCGTCTCCCATGACGCCGTCTCCCGCCCTCCCCCCCGTTACCCTTCGCTTTCCGCCCACAGCTTCCGCGTCACGCCAAGCAGCACACTGCCGCTCACCAGGAACACGGCCGTCAGGATCCACGCATCGGTGAGGCGCGACGGATCGCCCGGGGCGTACAGGAAGTTGCCGATCGCGAACAGCGACGACCAGATCACGAGGCAGCCGGCGATCCACCCCAGCAGCGAGACCCCGATGGCGTTCTCGCGTACCACCTCGGCGTCGGAGACCCCGGCGGCGGCGCGTTGCGCCGTCCACCCCGGGCCAGCCGGCTTCACCTTGCGCACGAACGCCAGCAGGGTGGATTGGTCGGTTTGCGGTCCCACGTAGGCCGTTACCAGCCACGCCAGCGTGGTCACGCCCACCTGCACCAGCGTGATGGTGGCGAAATCCGCGTCGGGCAGCAACCGCGGCACCGCCAACGACGTCACCAGCGACATCACCATGGCCACGATCTCGCACCATGCAGAGACGCGCCACCAGAACCAGCGCGCGATGTACAGCAGGCCGGTGCCGGCACCAATGGAGAGCAGCACCTGGAACGCCTGCTGCGCGCTGCTCATGGTGAGGCTCAGCAGCGCCGCCACCACGTACAGCAGCACGGTGCTCGCACGCCCGGCCTGCACGTAGTGCGCATCGGGCGCGTCGCGACGCACGAAGCGCCGGTAGAAGTCGTGCACGAGGTAGGACGACCCCCAGTTGAGATGCGTGAGGATCGTCGACGAGTTGGCGGCAATGAGCCCGCCGATCATGAGCCCCACGAAACCGACGGGGAGAAACTTCAGCATCGCCGGGAAGGCCGAATCGTGGCCGATGAGCGCCGGATCGGCCGCCGGAAACGCCGCCTTGATGGACGCCAGATCGGGGTAGACGATGATCGAGCAGAGCGCGGTGATGATCCACGGCCACGGCCGCAGCACGTAGTGGGCGATGTTGAAGAACAGGGTGCCGCCCAACGAATCCTTCTCCGACTTCGACGCGAGCATGCGCTGCGCGATATAGGACCCGCCCCCCGGCTCGGCCCCCGGATACCAGTTGGCCCACCAGCTCACCGCGATGGGCAGAATGAAGATCATGAGCGCGAGCTCGGACATGCTGAAGTTCGGCATCATGTCGAGAATGGGCTGTCCGAGCCCATCCTTCACCGACATCACCGGCTGGGCGTCACCGCCCCCCTGCACCACCTGCTGCGGCGCCAGCCGCTCGACCAGCAGGCGCAGACCAAGCCAGCCGCTCTCGCTGTTGCCCAGGCGACGAGCCACCTCCACGAGCGAGAACCACGCGGCCGCGAAGACGGCTGTCATCTTGATGAAGAACTGGATCATGTCGATGACGAGCACCCCCCAGAGACCGGAGTGCGCCGCAAAGACCACGTTGAGCAGGCCGGTGAGCAGGATCGTCTGCCACGGCGCGAGCCCGAACAGGATGTTCGCGATCTTGCACGCCGCCAGGGTCACCATCCCCATGATGAAGCAGTTGAAGAAGAGTCCCAGGTACACGGCCCGGAAGCCGCGCACCAAGGACGCCTCCCGACCGGAGTAACGCAACTCGTAGAACTCGAGGTCGGTGAGCACCCCCGAGCGCCGCCACAGCCGCGCGAAGAAGAACACCGTGGCAATGCCGGTGAGTACGAAGGCCCACCACTGCCAGTTCCCCGCCACCCCGTAGCGGCGGACCTGCTCCGTGACCCAGTTGGGGGTGTCCGACGAAAAGGTCGTGGCGACCATGGACAGGCCCGCGAGCCACCACGGCACCGACCGCCCGGACGCGAAGAACTCGGTGGTACTGCTCCCCGAGCGCTTGGCCAGGAAGAGCGCCGGGACGAAGCAGACGAGGATGGACAGCAGCACAATGACCCAATCGATCCAGGAGACGGTCATGACCGGGTCAGCGGAAGGGAGGAACAGGCACGGGCTGGCTCATGGGACCGGAATGTGGGGGGCCGGCAGCCGGGGAGCAACGCGCCACGGCGGGCGGGACGAAATCCGTCACCGCCGTGGCCGGAACGGGCGGATGCGATGCGTCATTCCCAGGGGTGACGATCTTTCGCTTCCCCTTTCAGGGTACGACCTCAGTCCCGTGCGCCGAAGCCGAGGCGGAGTGCTCCTGCGTACGCCTGCCTCAGTGCGGGCCGCTGCTGCCGGCCGAGGGGCGCACCGCCCCACGCAGTACATCGAGGCGCAGCTCCACCCAGCCACGGACCTGAACATACTGCACACGCACCTGATGGTGCCCGCTTGCGATGCGGGCATAGGCCGGTACCGTTTCGTGGGGCACGAAGTGATCGATGACCAGACGGTCATCCACCCACACCCGGACCGCGTCGTCACTCAGCGTGCGCAACGTCCAGGTGCCGGGCGGCAACGACAGCGTCGAGGTGGCCTCCATGACGAAGTGGGTGCTCGGTATGGCCGGGTCGCGCGGCCGCGACCAGAGCCAGTCGAGCCGCGGTGCCACGCGCTCGAGCAACGGGGTCGAACGCAACAGCGAGTCGAAGGCGGCCGGGTGGCGGAACGGATCGGTACGGTCGTCGTAACGGAAGACGCGTTGCACCCAGTGCTGCGTCGGCTCGACGCGCTCGTACGCAAACCGCACGGGCACCCCGGCGCGCGCTGCCACGCCCCGCGGCGACCGGGTTGCCGCGCCCACGAACTCCAGTTCCACGCGCCAGTCGCCCGTGGCGTCGCGATGCGGTACGACCTGCACCGTATCCCCGGTACGGCCGCGGGCCGGGGTGATTGACTGGACGCCGCGCAACGAGGCCACGCGCCAGCGTCCTGACGGTCCGAGAACCCGCAGCCGGAGTGGCACAGCGCGCGTGCTGTCGAGCGGCCACAGCTTCGGCGAGCGCCAGTCGTACGGCCCCCACTCGTCCACCACGATCGCGTCGCGCCCGCGTGACGCCTCCGCACGCGCCGGCCAACGGCGCGGCGCACCCGGAATATCCGGCAGCCGCCACCACGCCGTGGTGGGGATGATGCGGGCCGGTTCGCAGGGACCTGACAGGGAGTCGCTCTGCACGTTGCGACTCGAGTCGATCACGTGCGTATTGACGATCTGCCAGCGCGTGCCCACACGGACAAAGCGATTCTCCACCACGCGCCAGTCGCGACTGCGCGTGTCGCGGTGGCGCGGATAGCCCCACTCGCCGGGTTCAACCGAGTCGGCCCACACGCGGAGGGCCAGGGTGTCGCCAACGAAGTGGTTGCCACCCACGAGATTGCCCTGACCGTGTTCGACCGCCACGCCGATACGGTTGTCACCGAAACAGTTGCCCACAATGCGCGACTCGTAGCTGTAGCCGCCCCACAATCCGTGCGTACTGCCCACCACCCGGTTGCCGATGAACTGGTTCCGGCTGAACGTGGCTTCCATCCCGTTGGTGGGCGCGAAGCTGAAGTCGTTCATCAGAAACAGGTTGTCGTTCGAGCCTCCCTGCCCCGTATCCATGGTGTGCTGGCCTGCCCACAGAAAGAGGCCATCACCACTATGTGTCATGCTGTTGTAGGCCACGACGTTGTGCGTGCACTGCTCGAACATGAGCAGCGCCGCCGAGTCCTGCCCGCGCTGGAAGAAGCCATGCGAGGAACCGCGGACGTTGTAGTCGGCCCGGTTCTCGACGATGCGGTGCCAACTGGCACGGTACAGGCCAATGCCGAGCCCCGAGTTGAAGGAGACATCGTTGCGCCGGATGTCGAGGGAATCGCTGTGCGAGAGCAGCAGGCCATTCATCGACTGGCGTACGGTGTTTCCAATGATCCGCCCCCCGATGACGCCACGCAGGTACACGCCGGCCCCGAAGCGCAGCCATTCGTCCTGCTCATTCCGGTGAAACGACAGCCAGTCGTTGAGGCTTTCGTGCTCCACGATGCTGAACAGTCGCGGTTTCCAGCCGTACGACAGGTCGTTGTGTTCGAGCACGAGCCCGCGCACGTTGCGGGCGAGAATGCCGATGCGGTACCCACGGGCCGTGAGCCCATGCACCCGTACGTTGCGCCCCCCATCGATGCGCACCGCGGTACCACGCGCGGCATCGGGCGCACTGTCGGGTGGCAGGCCAACGAAGGTCACGCCGCGCAGGTCCACGGTGATGTCGTTGCCGCGCACGGTGAGCAGCGCGGAGTCCAGTGACGCCCGACCGCTCCAGTAGTAGGTCCCGGGAGCCACTTTCACCGACCGCGTAATGAGCATCCCCGGCACAGGGCGTACGATGGGCAGCGGCTGCGCCCGCACGGGTAGCGCCGGCAGCCACGACAGCAGCAGCCCCCCGATCAGGGTGTGCATACGCGCATGCATACGCGCGTGCCGCACTCGCGCCACGGTGCGCCACAGGGCCCCGGCGCGGGTCAGAGCCATCGACGCACCCGACGACAGTAGGCGGCATAGGCCTCGGGAAAGGCCGCATGCAGATGCCGCTCCTCGCGCACGATCACCTGCACGTGCAGCAGGCGCAACACCACGGGCAGCAGCACCAGGGCCCCGAGCGAGTGCATGAGCAGCGCACCACCCACATAGAACGTGGTCATTCCCACGTACATGGGATTGCGTGTCCACCCATACACGCCGTGCTGCACGATCACCGTTGCCGGGCGATTGGGATAGACGGCGGTGCGGGCGCGCCGAAACGTAAAGATGCCGACATACACGATGGCCAGACCCACGATGATCAGCAGGATCGCGGCGATTTGCGTGGCCACGTTGGCGGGCACCACCGACGGGACACGCCCATAGCGATCGAGCACCGCCCCCACACCCAGCCCCGCCACGAAGAGCAGCGGGGGTGGGAATTTCACGTCGGGGCCGCGGTCCTGATCCATGCCCGCAAGCTACCGCGCCGGCGCGACGACGGCAGCCGACCGCTCAGTCGCCGGGGAGCATGGCCCAGAGCGCGGTGCGCCCCACATTGCAGTGTACGGCGCGCGAGATGGGGGTGAGCGCTCCCCAGCCCAGCCACAGCGCGTGGCGCGCCAAATGATGCGCGTGCACGGGACGCCGTCCGCCCGCTTCGGCGCGCGAGAGGCGCTGCAGCCGATTGGCCCGGGCCGGTACAGGGTGGAAAATGCGCTCGATGAGTGGGGAGCGGGTGGGTTCGTCATCCTGCCACCGGTCGAGCCGCTCGATGCTCGATTGCACCGACGCGCGTCCCACCGTGGCCGACGCGGCCTGATCGGCGGCGTAGACCGCGGCCCGGGAGGGCGTGGGGAGCAGCAGGACTCCCGCAAAGGCCCACAGGGTCATGCCGGCCATGAGCGTCACGAGCCCCTCCGCGGTGGCGGGGGTGCTGCTGGCGAGCTGCTGCACGATCACGAACCCCAGCGTATTCCATGCGATCGCGCCAAGCACCCCGCGCACGTGCGCGCCGCTCGCGGCGACCGCCTGCCGACGCGCCAGCTGGGCCGCCAACGCGTCCACCGGCAGCAGTTCCCAACGACGCGGCACCACCAGCAGGCGCGGCAGGATTCCGCTCCATCCGCCCACGAACCCCTCGTCCGAGGTGTCCACCACCTGCAGTCGTTTCACGTCGATTCCCGCCATCTCGGCCGCCTGGGCAAACACCGGCGGTGTGCTCTGCACGCGCAGCGGGGCGATGAGGCGGGCGAACGGACCACGCAGCTGGGCGAGCAGCAGTTGCATGCCCACGAACGCGCCGACCGTCGCAAGCGGTCCGGCCGACCGCGCAGTCACCATGAGGGTGGCCGCAGACAGCATCCACACGGCCCATTGCACGGCCGCGCCGCGCATCCAGAGTGTCAGCCAGAGCGGCGCATGGTCCTTGCGGCGTACCACCAACGCCCCGCCCAGCAGGTCGAAGAGAAAGAACAGGGCCTGCACCATCACAAAGAAGATGCCAATGCCGAAGAGCGCGCGCCCCACGGATTGCCCGTCGGTCGTGGCGAAGCCGGCCTGCGGGATATCGAAGACCAGCAGGCACGTGGCGGCCAGCACCGCGGTGCCAACCCCCGAGATGCCGAGGTAGAGACGGGAGCGGGCGTAGCTGAGTGGGCCGAACCCCTCTCCCCGGGAAAGCGACGGTGATGTCATGGAGTGGTAACGCGATGGTGCCAAGCAATGGTTTCGGCCACGGGCCCTCTCGCGTTCCGCGCGCCCTGGCGTAGCCTTCAGGCATGGACCGCCGCCTCTTCGTCTCCGATCTCGCGCGCTACGCCGCGCTCTGCGCCGTCGTCCCGAACGTCTGGCGCGTCACCTCCCGTCCCCGGTTTGTCGACGATCCGTTCGCCCTGGGGGTGGCCTCCGGCGACCCGACCCCCACCGGTGGCGTCCTGTGGACTCGTCTTGCCCCCCGTCCCTTCGAACCGGATGGCGGCATGGAGGGGACACGGGTCACCGTGGACTGGGAGGTGGCTGACGATGAGGGGTTCACGAAGGTCGTGCAGAAGGGGCGCGCCACGGCGGCGCCCGAACTCTCCTTCAGCGTGCATATCGACGTCACGGGGCTGCTCCCCGACCGCTGGTACTTCTACCGCTTTCGCTCCGGCGGCGCGGTGAGCCAGGTGGGACGTTTGCGCACCACGCCCGCCGATGGCGCCGTGACGCCGCTCGCATTTGCCTTTGCGAGCTGTCAGAACTGGGAGCAGGGACTCTTCACCGCCTACGAACATATGGCCCGCGAAGAGCTCGATCTGGTGGCGCACCTGGGCGATTACATCTACGAGTATGCCGGCAACCCGCGCGGTGTGCGCATGCACCACGGGCTCGAGATTCGCACGCTCGACGACTATCGGCGGCGGTATGCGCAGTACAAGTCCGATCCCCTGCTGCAGGCGGCCCACCGGCGTTGCCCCTGGGTGGTGACGTGGGATGATCACGAGGTGGACAACAACTACGCGGGGCTCGTGGGCGAGAACACCATGGAAAGCACCGAGCAGATGCGGGCTCGGCGTGCTGCTGCCTACCAGGCGTGGTGGGAACACCAGCCCGTGCGCGTGCCTCGGGTGCAATCGTGGGCCGATCTCTCCATCACCCGCACGATCAACTGGGGCGCGCTGGCGCGCTTCTGGGTGCTGGATACCCGCCAGTACCGGGATGATCAGGCGTGCGGCGATGGTACGCAGCCCTTCTGTGACGAGGCACGTGACCCGCGACGCGGACTCCTTGGCGCGGCGCAGGAATCATGGCTGCTGAAGGGACTCGACAGCTCGCGGTCACGCTGGCAGGTGCTCGCGCAGCAAGTGATGATGGGGCCGTACGATGCGGCCGAAGGCGACGAGGTGCGCACCAGTATGGATCAGTGGAGCGGCTATCCGGCCGCGCGCGACCGCTTGCTCGGCGAGATCGCCAAGCGGGCTCCCAATCGCACGGTCGCGATCACCGGCGACATTCACAGCAACTGGGTGAACGAGCTGCGCAGTGATTTCTCGCGACCCGACCGGCCGGTGGTGGCCGCTGAATTCGTGGGCACCAGCATTGCCTCGGGAGGGAACGGCGGCCCGGTCCCCCCGGCACGACTCGACGACATGAAGCGGGAGAATCCGCACCTCAAGTGGTTCGAGAATCGCCGCGGCTACGTGACGTGCACGGTGAACACCGACACGTGGCGCGCCGACTATCGCAGCGTGCCGTTCGTGGACAAACCCGGGGCACCCATCGCTACGGCATCGAGCTGGCGCCTCGAGCACGGCCGCGCCGGCATCACGGCACTGTAGCGCGGATCGCGACCGCGCTACGTCCGGGGAGCAGGCGCCTCGCCGGTCATCAGCATCTGCGAGAACTCGCGCGTGGGCATGCGCCCGCCCCCGCGCAGCTGCGCGATCACCTCGTCGGCACGATCGTCGTCGCACCCTGCCGAGCGCAACGCGTGATACGCCATGCCAAAGGCGAGCTCCCGCTCGCCCATGAGCGCCTTCCCCACTCCAAGCTGTTCGAAGAACTCCTGCTCGGTATCGGCGTGCGTGCGCACGATGATGTCGATGTCGGGATTGCGCGCCCGGGCCAGTTCGATGACGCGCCGGGCATGGTACGGATCGGGGGTCGCCACCACCAGGAGCGTCGCGAACTCCGGGCGCGCATGTTCGAGGATGCCCGGGCGTGCGGCGTCACCGTACACCGCCGCCACGCCGAGCGTGCGCATGGCTTCCACCACGCGTCGGTCCTGATCGATGGCCACGAACGGCACCCCCACGCGCTGAAAGGCCTCGCCGATGGTGCGACCCACACGGCCGTAGCCGATCACGATGACGTGGTTGGCAGGGGTGGCCATGAACAGATCCGTGGCCACCATGCGCGGCGCCTTGTGGCGCTCCAGCGTGTCGAGTAGCGCGGGGTAGCGCGAGACGAAGCCGATGAGCTGCTCCGCCGCCCAGACGAGCAGCGGGTTGAGCACGATCGAGACGAGCGCGGCCGCAAGAATGAGGCTGCGTCCTTCTTCGGCGAGGACGCCGAGTGACACGCCCAGGGCGGCCATGATGAACGAGAACTCACCGATCTGTCCGAACGCAGCACCAATGCGCACCGCCGAGGCAAACGGGTGGCGGAGCAGGATCATGAGCACCGTCGACCAGATGGCGTTGCCGACGAGAATCACCCCCAGCACCCCCAGCAGCTTGCCCGGAGCGTTGAGCAGAATGCCCGGATCGAGCAGCATGCCCGTGGATACGAAGAAGATGACGGCGAAGGCATCCTGCATGGGCAACGCGTCGGCACCGGCGCGATAGCTGAGATCTGATTCGCTGATCACGACGCCGGCCACGAAGGCCCCCAGCGCGAACGAGACGCCGAAGAGCGCCGCCGCGCCCATGGCCACGCCCAGGGACACGGCGAGCACGGCGAGCGTGAAGAGCTCACGGGAGCCGGTGCGGGCGACATGCGTCAGCAGCCACGGTACGGCGCGGCGCCCCACGACGCCCATGAGCGCGATGAAGGCCACCACCTTCACGACGGTGAGTGCCACGACCTTGGCAATGTTGCCTGCGGTTCCGGCGCTGCCGTCGCCACTGATGGCCCCCAGGATGGCGGGGAGCAGCACCAGCGCGAATACGACGCCGAGATCCTCCACGATCAGCCAGCCCACGGCCACGCGGCCGTCGACGGAGTCGAGCATCCCGCGATCCTCGAGGACCCGCAACACCACCACCGTGCTGGCCACGAAGAGCGAGAGCCCGAAGACCACCGCCGCTCCCGGCGTCCACCCCCACCACAGGGCAAGGCCGGTACCCAACGCGAAAGCGACCGCCATCTGCAAGGTGGCGCCCGGCACCACGATGGCCTGCACCCGCTTGAGATCGCCGGGGGAGAAGTGTAGCCCCACCCCGAACATCAGGAGGATCACCCCG
Above is a window of Gemmatimonas sp. DNA encoding:
- a CDS encoding four helix bundle protein translates to MNDPRNLRVLEAALHFADAVHEHIDRLDFTRAPRIRAQLLRAVDSVPANIAEGARGSRAQFANHLRIARGSADEVGVHLRVARHAGAIAESEYWRCENKRVLVCKMLTRFLRTLDEEEAYAHHREHRRRSPQ
- a CDS encoding cation:proton antiporter, which codes for MHPETALLVTLAGAFGVAFLFGFVAAKLKLPPLVGYLLAGIALGPHSPGFVADVALAGQLAEIGVILLMFGVGLHFSPGDLKRVQAIVVPGATLQMAVAFALGTGLALWWGWTPGAAVVFGLSLFVASTVVVLRVLEDRGMLDSVDGRVAVGWLIVEDLGVVFALVLLPAILGAISGDGSAGTAGNIAKVVALTVVKVVAFIALMGVVGRRAVPWLLTHVARTGSRELFTLAVLAVSLGVAMGAAALFGVSFALGAFVAGVVISESDLSYRAGADALPMQDAFAVIFFVSTGMLLDPGILLNAPGKLLGVLGVILVGNAIWSTVLMILLRHPFASAVRIGAAFGQIGEFSFIMAALGVSLGVLAEEGRSLILAAALVSIVLNPLLVWAAEQLIGFVSRYPALLDTLERHKAPRMVATDLFMATPANHVIVIGYGRVGRTIGEAFQRVGVPFVAIDQDRRVVEAMRTLGVAAVYGDAARPGILEHARPEFATLLVVATPDPYHARRVIELARARNPDIDIIVRTHADTEQEFFEQLGVGKALMGERELAFGMAYHALRSAGCDDDRADEVIAQLRGGGRMPTREFSQMLMTGEAPAPRT
- a CDS encoding alkaline phosphatase D family protein, yielding MDRRLFVSDLARYAALCAVVPNVWRVTSRPRFVDDPFALGVASGDPTPTGGVLWTRLAPRPFEPDGGMEGTRVTVDWEVADDEGFTKVVQKGRATAAPELSFSVHIDVTGLLPDRWYFYRFRSGGAVSQVGRLRTTPADGAVTPLAFAFASCQNWEQGLFTAYEHMAREELDLVAHLGDYIYEYAGNPRGVRMHHGLEIRTLDDYRRRYAQYKSDPLLQAAHRRCPWVVTWDDHEVDNNYAGLVGENTMESTEQMRARRAAAYQAWWEHQPVRVPRVQSWADLSITRTINWGALARFWVLDTRQYRDDQACGDGTQPFCDEARDPRRGLLGAAQESWLLKGLDSSRSRWQVLAQQVMMGPYDAAEGDEVRTSMDQWSGYPAARDRLLGEIAKRAPNRTVAITGDIHSNWVNELRSDFSRPDRPVVAAEFVGTSIASGGNGGPVPPARLDDMKRENPHLKWFENRRGYVTCTVNTDTWRADYRSVPFVDKPGAPIATASSWRLEHGRAGITAL
- a CDS encoding NosD domain-containing protein is translated as MALTRAGALWRTVARVRHARMHARMHTLIGGLLLSWLPALPVRAQPLPIVRPVPGMLITRSVKVAPGTYYWSGRASLDSALLTVRGNDITVDLRGVTFVGLPPDSAPDAARGTAVRIDGGRNVRVHGLTARGYRIGILARNVRGLVLEHNDLSYGWKPRLFSIVEHESLNDWLSFHRNEQDEWLRFGAGVYLRGVIGGRIIGNTVRQSMNGLLLSHSDSLDIRRNDVSFNSGLGIGLYRASWHRIVENRADYNVRGSSHGFFQRGQDSAALLMFEQCTHNVVAYNSMTHSGDGLFLWAGQHTMDTGQGGSNDNLFLMNDFSFAPTNGMEATFSRNQFIGNRVVGSTHGLWGGYSYESRIVGNCFGDNRIGVAVEHGQGNLVGGNHFVGDTLALRVWADSVEPGEWGYPRHRDTRSRDWRVVENRFVRVGTRWQIVNTHVIDSSRNVQSDSLSGPCEPARIIPTTAWWRLPDIPGAPRRWPARAEASRGRDAIVVDEWGPYDWRSPKLWPLDSTRAVPLRLRVLGPSGRWRVASLRGVQSITPARGRTGDTVQVVPHRDATGDWRVELEFVGAATRSPRGVAARAGVPVRFAYERVEPTQHWVQRVFRYDDRTDPFRHPAAFDSLLRSTPLLERVAPRLDWLWSRPRDPAIPSTHFVMEATSTLSLPPGTWTLRTLSDDAVRVWVDDRLVIDHFVPHETVPAYARIASGHHQVRVQYVQVRGWVELRLDVLRGAVRPSAGSSGPH
- a CDS encoding isoprenylcysteine carboxylmethyltransferase family protein; the protein is MDQDRGPDVKFPPPLLFVAGLGVGAVLDRYGRVPSVVPANVATQIAAILLIIVGLAIVYVGIFTFRRARTAVYPNRPATVIVQHGVYGWTRNPMYVGMTTFYVGGALLMHSLGALVLLPVVLRLLHVQVIVREERHLHAAFPEAYAAYCRRVRRWL
- a CDS encoding sodium:solute symporter family protein codes for the protein MTVSWIDWVIVLLSILVCFVPALFLAKRSGSSTTEFFASGRSVPWWLAGLSMVATTFSSDTPNWVTEQVRRYGVAGNWQWWAFVLTGIATVFFFARLWRRSGVLTDLEFYELRYSGREASLVRGFRAVYLGLFFNCFIMGMVTLAACKIANILFGLAPWQTILLTGLLNVVFAAHSGLWGVLVIDMIQFFIKMTAVFAAAWFSLVEVARRLGNSESGWLGLRLLVERLAPQQVVQGGGDAQPVMSVKDGLGQPILDMMPNFSMSELALMIFILPIAVSWWANWYPGAEPGGGSYIAQRMLASKSEKDSLGGTLFFNIAHYVLRPWPWIITALCSIIVYPDLASIKAAFPAADPALIGHDSAFPAMLKFLPVGFVGLMIGGLIAANSSTILTHLNWGSSYLVHDFYRRFVRRDAPDAHYVQAGRASTVLLYVVAALLSLTMSSAQQAFQVLLSIGAGTGLLYIARWFWWRVSAWCEIVAMVMSLVTSLAVPRLLPDADFATITLVQVGVTTLAWLVTAYVGPQTDQSTLLAFVRKVKPAGPGWTAQRAAAGVSDAEVVRENAIGVSLLGWIAGCLVIWSSLFAIGNFLYAPGDPSRLTDAWILTAVFLVSGSVLLGVTRKLWAESEG